The Vibrio sp. 16 genome segment AAATTATCGCCAAAAAACTGCTTCGTGCGAGTTACTCAGTGGTGATGTATCGTGATAAAAATTGGTTTGATGATCCGTTAGAATGTGGCCAACAATTCTTACGTTACTTCCCCGAAAAACAGGTAGAAATTGAGCGTCTTGGTATCTTGCTGTCAGGCCGCCTCATTGCCAAACGCTCTGTTATTGGGATCTTGGATAGCTTCGGTGATTGGCTGGTGAAACAGTATAAAAAAACCGAATTTAAAATTGGTTAAACCTCCGAATACACTCATTTTTTGATATGTCTGTTACTAATTGTGCTAGCTTTATTAAAGGAGAGGGTTCCACCGAGAGGTTAGATACCAGTGCAGGACCATGCGAAAAATCATCAACTTTCTAAGGTGATTACTTCAAGCCACATTCGACGTTATATTGTCCCTTCCTTACAAGCGATACGAGAGGGGATGTTGTGGCTGATTCCATGCCTTATGATCTCCTCGTTTGCTCTATTCTTTGCCAGTATTGGTGAGTTTATTGCGGGGCATAGATACCCTTGGATCGAGCTTTTTTATCAAGCTCATTCCGCGATTGCGACCTTTTTCCCTTATTTAATGACCTCTACCATTTCCTATGTTCTAGCGATGCAGTGGAAATTGCCTCGTCCTCCCATCGCGTTGTTGATGATGACGTTTCTAGTGACGGTCAGTAACCTTTTGCCAGCTGAGAATACGGTGCTGACATTCCATATCATCATGGCGATTACGATGCCCTTGTATGCCATTCCCTTGCTTGCGTATTTACTCAAGTTTGACGCGTTGAAGTTGACTAAAACCGACTCCGCAGGACAAATAGTCAAAGAGTCGCTGAATTTCGTGCTGCCTGCATTGATTACGGCTTTCATTGTATTGGCGGTTAACTATGGTGTTGTTACCGCGTTGGTGAATGTTGAATTTTTGTCTTTGCTTTCCGTCGACTATTCCAATGAACCCACGCTATTTGGTGTGACCTTCGCTGCTTTGAACTCAACACTCTGGTTTATGGGCGTACATGGGTACTACGCACTATTGCCATTGGTGGAACTATTACAAGAAGCCAGCAACTTAAACTACTCCACAACGTTAGCGGGTGGTGCTGCCCAGTATCACATGAACCTGTCCTTCATGGGCGCGTTTGTTTTTATCGGCGGTAGTGGCGCTACCTTTTCTCTGGTCATTGCACTTCTGTTATTTGCCAAGCAGCGAAGTTTAAGGCTGATCGCGCTTGCTAGCATCCCGATAGGAATACTGAATATCAACGAGATTCTACTCTTTGGTCTGCCTATTATCTTTAATCCGAGACTATTTTTGCCTTTCTTGATAGCGCCCATCGTGAATGTAATGACGGGAATGGTCGCAGTCTCATTTGGCTTGGTGGATTCGCCCTCCGTGTCGGTGCCGTTCAATAGTCCCATCTTGCTCAACGCATGGATGGCCACTGACGGTGACTTTAGCGCAGTGATGCTTCAGTTGGTCAACATCGCGGTTGGCGTTCTCATCTACTACCCAGCAGTTAACTCGTTGAGCAGTCATCAGGAGAAAGCAAGTATTCGCCTGTCCGCATTTGATACTTCGTATACGCGCAGACAAGAAGAGGCCAAAACCCTGATGGATGATCCAATTGCACAGGCGGTAAACCGTGAAAAGGCCACCATACAAGTGGAACAAGCACTAGAGCAAATTAGCCAAAGAGACTTTTGTTTAGAGTATCAACCGCAAGTTTGTTCATTGACTGGAAAAGTGATTGGTTGCGAAGCCTTGAT includes the following:
- a CDS encoding PTS sugar transporter subunit IIC/EAL domain-containing protein; amino-acid sequence: MQDHAKNHQLSKVITSSHIRRYIVPSLQAIREGMLWLIPCLMISSFALFFASIGEFIAGHRYPWIELFYQAHSAIATFFPYLMTSTISYVLAMQWKLPRPPIALLMMTFLVTVSNLLPAENTVLTFHIIMAITMPLYAIPLLAYLLKFDALKLTKTDSAGQIVKESLNFVLPALITAFIVLAVNYGVVTALVNVEFLSLLSVDYSNEPTLFGVTFAALNSTLWFMGVHGYYALLPLVELLQEASNLNYSTTLAGGAAQYHMNLSFMGAFVFIGGSGATFSLVIALLLFAKQRSLRLIALASIPIGILNINEILLFGLPIIFNPRLFLPFLIAPIVNVMTGMVAVSFGLVDSPSVSVPFNSPILLNAWMATDGDFSAVMLQLVNIAVGVLIYYPAVNSLSSHQEKASIRLSAFDTSYTRRQEEAKTLMDDPIAQAVNREKATIQVEQALEQISQRDFCLEYQPQVCSLTGKVIGCEALIRSVDTKGHMQYPNTFLPWLEKANLMKDVDLWVCKQVVRDLADMQAKGLYIAVSVNVTADVLTDEEYLTELEKTIEPYARFIHIEITEETLLADEQVLALAFNRLHILGTKIHIDDFGTGYSSLSYLNKFEVDVLKVDRSFVLALSSDKGQKVFSSIMSTAQLLDLDVIVEGVETDEQLSHIPKQKGTSIQGWYYAKSLSLEKLIEFVLK